Proteins encoded by one window of Porphyromonas vaginalis:
- a CDS encoding conjugal transfer protein TraO gives MPSVWHYSFFPMALENVFGYLGLSALCGYEELNEDKQLLPDGATLLDRSRFTYGGAIHSSVELFLTDNLLFVLKAQGRLLFGSDLHRFRPAISAGLKFNI, from the coding sequence GTGCCATCCGTGTGGCACTACAGTTTCTTCCCCATGGCACTGGAGAATGTCTTTGGCTACCTGGGGCTATCCGCTCTCTGCGGTTATGAAGAGCTAAACGAGGATAAACAGTTGCTACCCGATGGAGCTACACTCCTGGACCGGTCTCGCTTTACTTATGGTGGAGCGATACATAGCTCGGTGGAACTGTTCCTAACTGACAATCTGCTCTTCGTTCTCAAAGCTCAAGGGCGACTGCTCTTTGGCTCTGACCTGCATCGTTTTCGTCCTGCTATCTCAGCAGGACTCAAGTTCAATATCTAA
- a CDS encoding IS3 family transposase: MKEEKSNRGRKGYPLDFKWRVIDDLLATGESIATTSQRYGITTRTIRNWLRTFGVELPNQSSSSTMSKTNKNKDVDPEYAELKRENARLKAALFQAESKALVNKTLLEEVLNRYHIDLKKKDRFAAVKTLESAKVRGQKLSITYLCQLLEVSRKGYYKHTFTEQDEDVKVASVLHYCQYVRGQLPKAGVDTLQQCANEYFKGTFQVGRDWLYKVLGANDMLLRSRKRKRPPQTTKGVVNHGFQDHLNTTPKYIATDHCRLTVSDITYVKCLGGFAYLSLTMDAYSRIITGFDLQPTLSTEGPYNALRQTVDFYQKHGFDLKGLIFHSDRGCQYVSKQMTDYEASLGIVTSVTQTGNPLHNAMAERLNGIIKNDWLYNFEDKPIDQVREILSQTIALYNTARPHRAINKKTPMQMLIPDYPNPITTQPSKKQTSKNNSPKAPSLKSPSSCRLTPHKDLSLCTSAVKTTTSRVPQQEQN, encoded by the coding sequence ATGAAAGAAGAAAAAAGTAACCGAGGACGAAAGGGATATCCCCTAGATTTCAAGTGGAGAGTCATTGATGACCTCCTAGCCACTGGCGAGAGCATCGCCACGACCAGCCAGCGCTACGGCATTACCACACGCACCATTCGAAATTGGTTGCGTACCTTTGGAGTAGAGTTACCCAACCAAAGCAGCAGTAGCACTATGAGCAAGACAAACAAGAACAAAGACGTAGATCCAGAGTACGCAGAACTCAAGCGCGAAAACGCTCGCCTCAAAGCAGCCCTCTTCCAGGCTGAGAGCAAGGCCTTAGTCAATAAGACACTACTCGAAGAGGTCTTGAATCGCTACCATATTGATCTAAAAAAAAAAGACCGATTTGCAGCCGTGAAAACGCTTGAATCCGCCAAAGTGAGAGGTCAAAAGCTCTCCATAACCTACCTTTGTCAGCTACTAGAAGTCAGCCGCAAAGGCTACTACAAGCACACCTTCACCGAGCAAGACGAAGATGTCAAAGTAGCCTCCGTCCTACACTATTGCCAGTATGTGCGCGGTCAACTCCCCAAAGCAGGCGTAGACACCCTCCAGCAGTGTGCCAACGAATACTTCAAAGGGACCTTCCAAGTAGGTCGCGACTGGCTATACAAAGTATTAGGAGCCAACGACATGCTACTGAGAAGTCGCAAGCGCAAGCGTCCACCCCAGACGACCAAGGGCGTGGTCAATCACGGCTTCCAAGACCACCTGAACACCACCCCTAAATACATCGCCACAGACCATTGCCGGCTCACCGTCTCAGACATAACCTACGTCAAATGTTTAGGTGGCTTCGCATATCTCTCCCTGACGATGGACGCTTATAGCCGCATCATCACCGGCTTTGACCTGCAGCCCACGCTCTCCACAGAGGGCCCCTACAACGCACTAAGACAGACCGTTGACTTCTACCAGAAGCATGGCTTTGACCTCAAAGGGCTCATCTTCCATAGCGACCGAGGCTGTCAATATGTCTCCAAGCAGATGACCGACTACGAGGCCAGCCTAGGCATCGTAACCAGTGTCACCCAGACAGGCAACCCTCTCCACAACGCTATGGCAGAGCGACTTAACGGGATCATCAAGAACGACTGGCTCTACAACTTCGAGGATAAGCCCATAGATCAAGTTCGAGAGATCCTCTCGCAAACGATTGCTCTCTATAACACAGCGCGTCCTCATCGAGCCATCAACAAGAAGACTCCGATGCAGATGCTCATACCAGATTACCCCAACCCTATAACCACACAACCCTCTAAGAAACAGACATCTAAGAACAATTCACCAAAAGCTCCGAGCCTCAAATCTCCGAGCTCATGCCGCTTAACTCCACACAAAGACCTATCTTTGTGTACCTCCGCAGTAAAAACGACCACAAGTCGTGTACCCCAGCAAGAGCAAAACTAA
- a CDS encoding TetR/AcrR family transcriptional regulator — protein sequence MQTTKEHTRRLLQDTAREAFLRKGFRAVSMREISKLSGVGLSNIYNYYPCKDDLLAIVLRPLLEVMTNMLENHNCDNNLSLEIFTSEEYHRQSMQEVMGVITRYRKEFRLLFLDTRDTRFEDFWERWIDKSSIIGIEYLERMKELYPGLHTNVSPFFIHFISSWWISMVREIVLHEELSSEDIECFIGEYIHFSIGGWKQLMKVDHQSGL from the coding sequence ATGCAGACGACAAAGGAACATACACGCAGACTATTGCAAGATACAGCTCGAGAAGCGTTTCTGAGGAAAGGCTTCAGGGCGGTGTCTATGCGTGAGATTTCCAAGCTGTCTGGTGTTGGGCTAAGCAACATATACAATTATTATCCCTGCAAGGATGATTTGCTGGCAATCGTCTTGCGTCCACTTTTGGAGGTGATGACTAACATGCTGGAAAACCATAATTGTGATAATAACCTTTCACTTGAGATCTTTACCTCAGAAGAGTATCACCGTCAATCTATGCAAGAGGTAATGGGTGTGATTACTCGTTATCGTAAGGAGTTCAGGTTGCTATTTCTCGATACTCGAGATACACGATTTGAAGACTTTTGGGAGCGATGGATTGATAAAAGCTCGATAATCGGAATCGAGTATTTAGAAAGGATGAAAGAATTATATCCGGGGCTACATACTAATGTTTCCCCTTTTTTCATACACTTCATCAGCTCTTGGTGGATCAGTATGGTGAGAGAGATTGTATTGCACGAGGAGCTCTCCTCCGAGGATATCGAATGCTTTATCGGTGAATACATCCACTTCAGTATAGGTGGGTGGAAGCAACTTATGAAGGTAGATCATCAGAGCGGATTGTGA